In Neorhizobium galegae, the following proteins share a genomic window:
- a CDS encoding nucleoside hydrolase produces MHKVIFDTDPGVDDAMALLFLHRHPEIDLLGVTTVFGNVSLDLTTRNAQFLHREWGISAPIAKGADRTIDPLRSDDRAASVVHGLDGLGNIGLPETIDWPLDPRPAYQFIIDTVRDNPGEVTLIAVGRMTNLALALQADPDFAGLVKEVVVMGGAFDVNGNVTPAAEANIHGDPEAADIIFTTPWKVTIVGLDVTLKTIMTGEYLADMAKSGEKSVQLLSDLSQYYIEFYKSRVGIAGMAVHDSTACVYLVRPDLFILRSGAVRVVCGGIADGETIQAPDSGRKFVGTAWDGQPSQWVCTDVRSGEVLEVIRAALVESRASGA; encoded by the coding sequence ATGCACAAGGTCATTTTCGATACGGACCCCGGCGTTGACGACGCGATGGCGCTGCTCTTTCTGCATCGGCACCCGGAAATCGATCTTCTCGGCGTGACGACCGTTTTCGGCAATGTTTCGCTCGATCTCACCACCCGCAATGCGCAGTTCCTGCATCGGGAATGGGGAATTTCAGCCCCCATCGCCAAAGGCGCCGACAGAACGATCGATCCGCTGCGCAGCGACGATCGCGCCGCTTCCGTCGTGCACGGTCTAGACGGTCTCGGCAATATCGGCCTGCCTGAGACGATCGATTGGCCGCTCGATCCGCGTCCCGCCTACCAGTTCATCATCGATACCGTCCGCGACAATCCGGGCGAAGTGACGCTGATCGCCGTCGGCCGCATGACCAATCTGGCGCTGGCGCTGCAGGCCGATCCGGATTTCGCCGGTCTAGTCAAGGAAGTCGTCGTCATGGGCGGCGCCTTCGATGTGAACGGCAACGTCACGCCGGCAGCGGAAGCCAACATCCATGGCGACCCGGAAGCCGCCGACATCATCTTCACCACGCCCTGGAAGGTCACCATCGTCGGGCTCGACGTGACGCTGAAGACGATCATGACGGGGGAGTATCTTGCCGACATGGCCAAGTCGGGCGAAAAATCGGTGCAATTGCTCTCCGACCTGTCGCAATATTACATCGAGTTCTACAAGAGCCGGGTCGGCATCGCCGGCATGGCGGTACATGACAGCACGGCCTGCGTCTATCTGGTGCGGCCGGACCTCTTCATTTTGCGCAGCGGCGCGGTGCGGGTCGTCTGCGGCGGCATCGCCGACGGCGAAACGATCCAGGCCCCCGACAGCGGCCGCAAATTCGTCGGCACGGCCTGGGACGGCCAGCCGAGCCAGTGGGTGTGCACCGACGTCCGATCGGGCGAGGTTCTGGAGGTGATCCGGGCTGCGCTGGTCGAGAGCCGGGCCTCCGGCGCCTAG
- a CDS encoding acyl carrier protein, giving the protein MGVTATFDKVADIIAETSEIDRETITPESHTIDDLGIDSLDFLDIVFAIDKEFGIKIPLEQWTQEVNEGKVSTEEYFVLKNLCAKIDELKAAKG; this is encoded by the coding sequence ATGGGCGTGACAGCTACATTCGATAAAGTTGCCGACATCATTGCTGAGACCAGCGAAATCGATCGCGAGACCATCACGCCGGAAAGCCACACGATCGATGACCTGGGCATCGATAGCCTGGACTTCCTGGATATCGTGTTCGCCATCGACAAGGAATTCGGGATCAAGATTCCGCTGGAACAGTGGACCCAGGAAGTCAACGAAGGCAAGGTTTCGACCGAAGAGTACTTCGTGCTGAAGAACCTGTGTGCCAAGATCGACGAGCTGAAGGCGGCCAAGGGCTGA
- a CDS encoding 3-hydroxyacyl-ACP dehydratase FabZ family protein, producing MLLEYFQMIDRVEAVDLGAKVLKARSVVPSKSPVFEGHFPGMPLVPGVLLIETMAQASGFLVLAATDFAAMPFLMSVDGAKMRAFVEPDAVLDIEAFLEHEGSGYAVTKAKITCNGKKVCDAQLKLRTMPFSEIPLAPVIRKRAEEVGLMDAIAASA from the coding sequence ATGCTGCTCGAATATTTCCAGATGATCGACCGCGTCGAAGCGGTCGATCTTGGGGCCAAAGTGTTGAAGGCGCGGTCTGTCGTGCCGTCTAAAAGCCCTGTCTTCGAAGGCCATTTTCCCGGAATGCCGCTGGTACCGGGTGTGCTCCTGATCGAGACCATGGCCCAGGCCTCCGGTTTCCTGGTGCTCGCCGCCACCGATTTCGCCGCCATGCCGTTCCTGATGTCGGTCGACGGCGCCAAGATGCGCGCCTTTGTGGAACCCGACGCGGTTCTCGACATCGAGGCGTTTCTGGAGCATGAGGGGTCCGGTTACGCGGTGACCAAGGCTAAGATCACGTGTAACGGCAAGAAGGTCTGCGACGCACAGCTCAAACTGCGTACCATGCCGTTCAGCGAAATCCCGCTGGCGCCGGTCATCCGCAAGCGTGCGGAAGAGGTCGGCCTGATGGATGCGATTGCCGCAAGCGCATAA
- a CDS encoding TSUP family transporter, whose protein sequence is MTDLAFQFLFLLFLAAIFAGFVDSIAGGGGLITIPVMLIAGIPPLESLATNKLQSQFGSASATIAYARRGHVNLKSQLPMAAMSLVGGAVGATLASLVPAGWLAAAIPFLLIAIALFFAIKPNLNDIDSHRRVTPLVFGVTIVPLIGLYDGIFGPGAGSFYMLGFVLLAGFGMLKATAHTKLINLGSNFGSFLVFAATGSVLWKIGLIMGVGQFLGAQVGSRLAMKNGAKLIKPLLVISCLALALKLLADPTHPVRVWLGF, encoded by the coding sequence TTGACCGACCTCGCATTCCAATTCCTCTTCCTGCTGTTTCTCGCCGCGATTTTTGCCGGTTTTGTCGATTCGATCGCCGGCGGTGGCGGGCTCATCACCATCCCGGTCATGCTGATTGCCGGCATCCCGCCGCTCGAATCGCTTGCGACGAACAAGCTGCAGTCGCAGTTCGGATCGGCATCCGCGACGATCGCCTATGCGCGCCGTGGCCATGTGAACTTGAAAAGCCAGTTGCCGATGGCGGCGATGTCGCTGGTCGGCGGGGCCGTCGGCGCCACGCTCGCGTCGCTGGTGCCGGCAGGCTGGCTTGCCGCGGCAATCCCCTTCCTGCTGATCGCCATCGCGCTGTTCTTCGCCATCAAGCCCAATCTCAACGATATCGACAGCCACCGCCGGGTGACGCCGTTGGTGTTCGGGGTGACGATCGTCCCGTTGATCGGCCTGTATGACGGCATATTCGGACCTGGCGCAGGCTCGTTCTACATGCTGGGTTTCGTGCTGCTCGCGGGCTTTGGCATGCTGAAGGCGACCGCCCATACCAAACTCATCAATCTCGGCTCGAATTTCGGCTCGTTCCTGGTCTTTGCGGCAACCGGGTCCGTACTTTGGAAGATTGGCCTGATCATGGGCGTCGGCCAGTTCCTCGGCGCCCAGGTGGGCTCACGGCTGGCCATGAAGAACGGCGCGAAGCTGATCAAGCCGCTGCTCGTCATCTCCTGTCTGGCACTCGCCCTGAAGCTGCTCGCCGATCCAACCCATCCCGTCCGCGTCTGGCTCGGCTTCTAG
- the bmt gene encoding betaine--homocysteine S-methyltransferase: MPTANALTELLAEKGVLLADGATGTNLFAMGLEAGEAPELWNEAAPEKIEKLHQDFVDAGADIILTNSFGGTRQRLKLHKAEGRVHELNRLAAEIARKVADGADRKVIVAGSVGPTGELFVPLGALTYEDAVAAFAEQIEGLKAGGADIAWIETMSAPEEIRAAAEAAVRAGLPYTYTGSFDTAGRTMMGLDPKQIHGVAKDVGEGPVAAGANCGVGASDILSSLLDITAADPDAVTIVKGNCGIPEFRGSEIFYSGTPPLMAEYARLARDAGARIIGGCCGTSCEHLAAMRAALDDYTPRPRPTIEEIVDKIGPLRNKTASESGGDSGRERRRRRG, from the coding sequence ATGCCGACCGCCAACGCACTGACCGAACTTCTGGCCGAAAAGGGCGTGCTGCTGGCCGACGGCGCGACCGGCACCAATCTCTTCGCCATGGGCCTCGAGGCCGGCGAAGCGCCGGAACTGTGGAACGAGGCCGCGCCTGAAAAGATCGAGAAGCTGCATCAGGATTTCGTCGATGCGGGCGCCGACATCATCCTGACCAATTCCTTCGGCGGCACGCGCCAACGGCTGAAGCTGCACAAGGCAGAAGGCCGAGTGCACGAACTCAACCGGCTTGCCGCCGAGATTGCCCGTAAGGTGGCAGACGGAGCGGACCGCAAGGTGATCGTCGCGGGTTCAGTCGGACCGACCGGCGAATTGTTCGTTCCGCTCGGAGCCCTGACCTATGAGGATGCGGTCGCCGCCTTCGCGGAACAGATCGAGGGCCTGAAGGCCGGCGGCGCCGATATCGCCTGGATCGAGACCATGTCCGCGCCGGAAGAAATCCGCGCGGCGGCCGAAGCTGCCGTCAGGGCCGGGTTGCCCTATACCTATACCGGCTCTTTCGACACGGCCGGCAGGACGATGATGGGCCTCGATCCCAAGCAGATCCACGGCGTGGCGAAGGATGTCGGCGAAGGCCCGGTCGCCGCCGGCGCCAATTGCGGTGTCGGCGCCTCCGATATCCTGTCGAGCCTGCTCGACATCACCGCCGCCGATCCTGACGCCGTCACCATCGTCAAGGGCAATTGCGGCATTCCGGAATTTCGCGGCTCCGAGATCTTTTATTCGGGCACGCCGCCGCTGATGGCCGAATATGCAAGGCTCGCCCGGGATGCCGGCGCAAGGATCATCGGCGGATGCTGCGGCACGTCCTGCGAACATCTGGCCGCCATGCGCGCCGCACTTGACGATTATACCCCTCGACCGCGACCGACGATCGAGGAAATCGTCGACAAGATCGGCCCGCTGCGCAATAAGACAGCCAGTGAATCGGGCGGAGATTCTGGCCGGGAAAGACGTCGCCGCCGCGGCTGA
- a CDS encoding beta-ketoacyl-ACP synthase: protein MSDNRFKDHLGRPIIAITGMGVITSLGQGLADNWAALTSGTSGIHKVTRFPTEGLSTRISGTVDFIAVPAENSVERSFAFARETTTEALAQSGLSGDFDGPLFLAAPPVEPEWSDRFALADRAPPSKAEGDAYDRFLAAMRERPDPVFLEAVQFGSISERLADKFGTRGLPVTLSTACASGVTAIQLGVEAIRQGRTERSLVVATDGSVSAEALIRFSLLSALSTQNDPPEKASKPFSKDRDGFVIAEGAATLVLESLESAIARGAKVLGIMKGCGEKADHFHRTRSSPDGGPAIATIRAALADAGMDESRIGYINAHGTSTPENDKMEYGAMLAVFGDRLKEIPVSSNKSMIGHTLTAAGAVEAVFSIQTMLTGTLPPTINYTNPDPTIVLDVVPNKKRDGQPTAVLSNSFGFGGQNASLVMALEPA, encoded by the coding sequence ATGAGCGACAACCGCTTCAAGGATCATCTCGGCCGCCCGATCATCGCGATCACCGGCATGGGCGTCATCACCTCGCTTGGCCAGGGCCTCGCCGACAACTGGGCGGCGCTGACCTCCGGCACCTCGGGCATCCACAAGGTGACCCGCTTTCCGACCGAGGGCCTGTCCACCCGGATCAGCGGCACGGTGGATTTCATCGCCGTTCCGGCCGAAAATTCCGTCGAACGTTCCTTCGCCTTTGCCCGCGAGACCACCACCGAGGCGCTCGCCCAGTCTGGCCTTTCCGGCGATTTCGACGGGCCGCTCTTTCTTGCAGCACCGCCGGTCGAGCCGGAATGGAGCGACCGTTTCGCGCTTGCCGATCGCGCCCCGCCGTCGAAGGCCGAGGGCGACGCCTATGACCGTTTCCTCGCCGCCATGCGCGAACGTCCGGACCCGGTCTTCCTCGAAGCCGTCCAGTTCGGCTCGATCTCCGAACGCCTTGCCGACAAGTTCGGCACCCGCGGACTGCCCGTGACCCTCTCGACGGCCTGCGCCTCAGGCGTCACGGCCATCCAGCTTGGCGTCGAAGCGATCCGCCAGGGCCGCACCGAGCGCTCGCTGGTGGTTGCGACTGACGGTTCGGTCAGCGCCGAGGCGCTGATCCGCTTCTCGCTCCTTTCCGCACTCTCCACCCAGAACGACCCGCCGGAAAAGGCGTCAAAGCCCTTCAGCAAGGATCGCGACGGGTTCGTCATCGCCGAAGGTGCCGCGACGCTGGTGCTCGAATCGCTCGAATCGGCAATCGCCCGCGGTGCGAAGGTGCTCGGCATCATGAAGGGCTGCGGCGAAAAGGCCGACCATTTCCACCGCACCCGGTCCTCGCCTGACGGTGGCCCGGCGATTGCGACGATCCGCGCGGCACTGGCAGACGCCGGCATGGATGAGAGCCGAATCGGCTATATCAATGCGCACGGCACCTCGACGCCGGAAAACGACAAGATGGAATATGGCGCGATGCTCGCCGTCTTCGGCGACCGGCTGAAGGAAATCCCGGTTTCCTCCAACAAGTCGATGATCGGCCACACGCTCACCGCCGCCGGCGCTGTCGAAGCCGTCTTCTCGATCCAGACGATGCTGACCGGAACCCTGCCGCCGACCATCAACTATACCAACCCCGATCCGACGATCGTGCTCGACGTCGTGCCGAACAAAAAGCGGGACGGGCAGCCGACGGCGGTCCTTTCCAACTCATTCGGCTTCGGCGGACAGAACGCCAGCCTTGTCATGGCGCTGGAACCGGCTTAG
- a CDS encoding ABC transporter substrate-binding protein yields the protein MKKILASTVFAAGLYAFAGSASADCGTVSIAEMNWASAGIAANLDKIILEQGFGCTVQLVPGDTLPTFTSMNERGQPDLAPEFWINSVRTTLDKAVADGRMIVGAEILSDGAVEGWWIPKFLADAHPDIKTVQQALTHPDLFPAPQKPGRGAVYNCPSGWSCQVSSANLFRALGAEEKKFELIDTGTAAGLDGSITNAFEKKTGWLGYYWAPTAFLGKYEMVKLSFNVPHDKADWDACTAVPNCPNPKVNSYPTSQAFTLVTKQFAQKAEVAMDYIKRRKWTNTTVNSVLAWQEANKSTNEAAAKYFLESSPDIWTKWVAPDVADKIKASL from the coding sequence ATGAAAAAAATCCTCGCTTCCACGGTCTTTGCTGCCGGTCTCTATGCTTTCGCAGGGTCAGCCTCGGCGGATTGCGGTACGGTCTCTATCGCCGAAATGAACTGGGCTTCGGCCGGCATTGCGGCCAATCTCGACAAGATCATCCTCGAACAAGGTTTCGGCTGCACGGTCCAGCTCGTCCCGGGCGACACGCTTCCGACCTTCACTTCCATGAACGAAAGAGGCCAGCCGGATCTCGCGCCGGAGTTCTGGATCAACTCTGTGCGCACCACACTCGACAAGGCCGTTGCCGACGGCCGCATGATCGTCGGCGCGGAGATCCTCTCCGACGGGGCCGTCGAAGGCTGGTGGATCCCGAAATTCCTGGCCGACGCCCATCCCGATATCAAGACCGTGCAGCAGGCATTGACCCATCCGGATCTTTTCCCGGCGCCGCAGAAACCCGGAAGGGGTGCCGTCTATAACTGCCCGTCCGGTTGGAGCTGCCAGGTTTCGAGTGCCAACCTTTTCAGGGCGCTAGGCGCCGAGGAAAAGAAGTTCGAGCTGATCGATACCGGCACTGCCGCCGGTCTTGACGGTTCGATCACCAACGCCTTCGAGAAAAAGACCGGCTGGCTCGGCTACTACTGGGCTCCGACGGCTTTCCTCGGCAAATACGAGATGGTGAAGCTCTCCTTCAACGTCCCGCACGACAAGGCCGATTGGGACGCCTGCACCGCCGTGCCGAACTGCCCGAACCCGAAGGTCAACTCCTATCCGACGTCTCAGGCCTTCACGCTGGTCACCAAACAATTCGCTCAGAAGGCGGAGGTGGCGATGGACTATATCAAGAGGCGCAAGTGGACCAATACGACGGTCAACAGCGTGCTCGCCTGGCAGGAAGCGAACAAGAGCACCAACGAAGCTGCCGCCAAATATTTTCTGGAAAGCAGTCCGGATATCTGGACCAAGTGGGTCGCTCCTGATGTCGCTGACAAGATCAAGGCATCGCTCTGA
- the cobU gene encoding bifunctional adenosylcobinamide kinase/adenosylcobinamide-phosphate guanylyltransferase has translation MTCNGHVTLVLGGARSGKSGFSERLAKESGLERHYVATGRAYDDEMRSRIARHRVDRGDGWTTHEVPLDLVEQLTEIDAPGRVILVDCLTLWLTNLMMDERDIGTAATALVHRFESLSAKLIVVSNEVGLGIVPDNKMAREFRDHAGRLHQRIAASADEVFFIAAGLPLRMKG, from the coding sequence ATGACATGCAACGGTCACGTCACCCTTGTCCTCGGCGGCGCCCGCTCGGGCAAATCCGGGTTTTCGGAAAGGCTTGCCAAGGAGAGCGGCCTGGAACGGCACTACGTTGCCACCGGTCGTGCCTATGACGACGAGATGCGCTCGCGCATCGCCCGGCATCGTGTCGATCGCGGAGACGGCTGGACCACGCACGAAGTGCCGCTCGACCTGGTCGAGCAACTGACCGAAATCGATGCGCCGGGGAGGGTCATCCTTGTCGATTGCCTGACGCTCTGGCTCACCAACCTGATGATGGACGAGCGCGATATCGGCACTGCCGCCACCGCACTCGTGCATCGGTTCGAAAGCCTCTCGGCGAAACTGATCGTCGTCTCCAACGAGGTCGGCCTTGGCATCGTGCCGGACAACAAAATGGCGCGGGAGTTCAGAGACCATGCCGGAAGGCTGCATCAGCGGATCGCGGCATCTGCCGACGAGGTCTTCTTCATCGCCGCCGGTCTGCCGCTCAGGATGAAGGGCTAG
- a CDS encoding beta-ketoacyl-ACP synthase — protein MKSDNDVVITGIGIVTSQGVGKEPHIALLSSPETGAPKVEIDRFAPYPVHPMPEIDWSAQIAKRGDQRQMENWQRLGVFSAGLALDDAGLKTDADACASMDMIVAAGGGERDIKVDSLIVDEALKRNDREMLLNEKLTTELRPTLFLAQLSNLVAGNISIVHKVTGSSRTFMGEEAAGISAVETAFHRIKAGQSTHCLVGGAFIAERADIILLVEGIRAHATGGWHPLWSRSPDNGGGMIMGTVGAFLVLESRAHAQARGAHIYAVIDAIEGDRGNRDEGRLEKRLTRLAGHASGISKADTIVFSGASGVVDLATREKALLETEFPGAAIRGFGGVTGHGMEAQFPLGLALAALALDGAATVPTFDAQNEKPMAAPAKHAVVTTVGYTRGEGLAVLSAA, from the coding sequence ATGAAGTCTGACAATGATGTCGTGATCACTGGTATCGGGATCGTCACCAGCCAGGGCGTGGGCAAGGAGCCGCATATCGCGCTCCTGTCGTCGCCAGAAACCGGTGCCCCGAAAGTCGAGATCGATCGTTTCGCGCCGTATCCGGTGCATCCGATGCCCGAGATCGACTGGTCGGCGCAGATCGCCAAGCGTGGTGACCAGCGCCAGATGGAGAACTGGCAGCGGCTCGGCGTATTTTCCGCAGGCCTTGCGCTCGACGACGCGGGCCTGAAGACGGATGCGGACGCCTGCGCTTCCATGGACATGATCGTGGCCGCCGGCGGCGGCGAGCGCGACATCAAGGTCGATTCGCTGATCGTCGACGAAGCACTGAAGCGCAACGACCGCGAAATGCTGCTCAACGAGAAGTTGACGACCGAGCTTCGCCCGACGCTGTTTCTGGCACAGCTTTCCAATCTGGTCGCCGGCAATATCTCGATCGTCCACAAGGTCACCGGTTCGTCACGCACCTTCATGGGCGAAGAGGCGGCCGGCATTTCCGCCGTCGAGACCGCCTTCCATCGCATCAAGGCCGGCCAATCCACCCACTGCCTGGTCGGCGGCGCATTCATCGCCGAACGCGCCGACATCATCCTTCTTGTCGAGGGTATTCGTGCGCATGCGACGGGCGGCTGGCATCCGCTCTGGTCGCGTTCGCCCGATAATGGCGGCGGCATGATCATGGGCACGGTCGGCGCCTTCCTGGTGCTCGAATCGCGCGCCCATGCGCAAGCCCGCGGCGCCCATATCTACGCCGTCATCGACGCGATCGAAGGTGATCGCGGCAATCGTGACGAGGGCCGCCTCGAAAAGCGCCTCACCCGTCTCGCCGGTCATGCGTCGGGCATTTCCAAGGCCGATACGATCGTGTTTTCGGGCGCGAGCGGCGTCGTCGATCTCGCGACGCGGGAGAAAGCGCTGCTGGAGACCGAATTCCCCGGCGCTGCGATCCGCGGATTTGGCGGCGTCACTGGCCACGGCATGGAAGCGCAGTTCCCCTTGGGTCTGGCGCTTGCGGCATTGGCCTTGGATGGCGCGGCTACAGTACCCACATTCGATGCCCAGAACGAAAAGCCGATGGCGGCGCCCGCAAAGCATGCGGTGGTGACGACCGTCGGTTATACGCGCGGCGAGGGCCTTGCAGTCCTCTCGGCCGCGTAA